A genome region from Merismopedia glauca CCAP 1448/3 includes the following:
- a CDS encoding response regulator transcription factor: MRILLVEDDDRIAKPLAEDLRHQHHVVDVASDGIEGWHCTQAVAYDLILLDLMLPKLDGIALCQQLRSSQYKGFVLMLTALDTTTDKVMGLDAGADDYLVKPFELEELSARIRALSRRPVNLQKPHLRYGPLEINQTSHTVTYAGTVLNLTPKEYLILECFLGHPTQVFTRSMLLDKLWELEQISGENTIKTHITNLRQKLKAAGSNKATIQTVYGVGYRFVQDFE, encoded by the coding sequence ATGAGAATCCTGCTGGTTGAAGATGACGATCGCATCGCTAAACCTTTGGCAGAGGATTTGCGCCACCAGCATCATGTAGTAGATGTAGCTAGCGATGGGATAGAAGGATGGCATTGTACTCAAGCTGTCGCCTATGACCTGATTTTATTAGACTTGATGTTGCCAAAGCTCGATGGTATCGCTTTGTGTCAGCAATTGCGATCGTCCCAATACAAGGGTTTTGTGCTGATGCTAACGGCATTAGATACCACTACGGATAAAGTAATGGGGTTAGATGCAGGAGCCGACGATTATTTAGTCAAACCCTTTGAATTAGAGGAGCTATCTGCTCGGATTCGGGCACTATCTCGTCGTCCAGTCAATTTACAAAAACCGCATCTTCGCTATGGCCCATTAGAAATTAATCAGACATCGCATACTGTGACATATGCTGGAACTGTCTTGAATCTCACACCAAAAGAATATCTCATCTTAGAATGTTTTCTTGGTCATCCTACTCAAGTTTTTACGCGATCGATGCTACTCGACAAACTTTGGGAATTAGAGCAAATTTCTGGAGAGAATACGATCAAAACCCACATCACCAATCTGCGCCAAAAACTCAAAGCAGCCGGCAGTAACAAAGCTACAATCCAAACAGTTTATGGTGTTGGCT